In Nicotiana tabacum cultivar K326 chromosome 17, ASM71507v2, whole genome shotgun sequence, one DNA window encodes the following:
- the LOC107762068 gene encoding uncharacterized protein LOC107762068 isoform X5: protein MEEDDDGRREAAIASVPSLQPNFTSKKGLNPAQISKFQELHRRRLKIKARSKVKDKSKGTLAEVGKYHGKDVNAKCLIPRRDGKGNPICRDISFWSLQCCCHVRLLQNPLEAASLIYGSNIIDIYYELR from the exons ATGGAAGAAGACGACGATGGAAGGAGAGAAGCTGCGATAGCATCAGTACCATCTCTACAACCCAATTTTACCTCTAAAAAGGGTCTTAACCCTGCTCAAATTTCCAAGTTTCAA GAGTTGCACCGAAGACGCTTAAAAATAAAAGCAAGATCAAAGGTCAAGGATAAATCAAAAG GAACTCTTGCTGAGGTGGGAAAGTATCATGGTAAAGATGTCAATGCCAAAT GCTTGATACCAAGGAGAGATGGGAAAGGAAATCCAATATGTAGAGATATCAGCTTCTGGAGTTTGCAATGCTGCTGCCATGTTAGATTGCTCCAAAATCCATTGGAGGCAGCGTCTTTGATCTACGGGTCAAATATAATAGATATATATTATGAATTAAGATGA
- the LOC107762068 gene encoding uncharacterized protein LOC107762068 isoform X1 — MEEDDDGRREAAIASVPSLQPNFTSKKGLNPAQISKFQELHRRRLKIKARSKVKDKSKGTLAEVGKYHGKDVNAKCKEAMGEKSIKIVEDSRITLPISSLTDLSSSQEDNLVGHSLSKKRQKLHWGYDLSKCLLLLEQTIGFNAIANLTVWLDTKERWERKSNM; from the exons ATGGAAGAAGACGACGATGGAAGGAGAGAAGCTGCGATAGCATCAGTACCATCTCTACAACCCAATTTTACCTCTAAAAAGGGTCTTAACCCTGCTCAAATTTCCAAGTTTCAA GAGTTGCACCGAAGACGCTTAAAAATAAAAGCAAGATCAAAGGTCAAGGATAAATCAAAAG GAACTCTTGCTGAGGTGGGAAAGTATCATGGTAAAGATGTCAATGCCAAATGTAAGGAGGCAATGGgtgaaaaatcaattaaaatagttGAAGATTCTAGAATTACATTGCCCATAAGTAGTCTGACGGACCTTTCATCCTCACAAGAAGACAATTTAGTAGGACATTCACTGTCAAAAAAGCGGCAGAAGTTGCATTGGGGGTATGATCTTTCAAAATGTTTGCTATTGTTAGAGCAAACAATTGGATTTAATGCCATAGCAAATTTAACAGTATG GCTTGATACCAAGGAGAGATGGGAAAGGAAATCCAATATGTAG
- the LOC107762068 gene encoding uncharacterized protein LOC107762068 isoform X2: MEEDDDGRREAAIASVPSLQPNFTSKKGLNPAQISKFQELHRRRLKIKARSKVKDKSKGTLAEVGKYHGKDVNAKCKEAMGEKSIKIVEDSRITLPISSLTDLSSSQEDNLVGHSLSKKRQKLHWGYDLSKCLLLLEQTIGFNAIANLTVWYHKCGILA; the protein is encoded by the exons ATGGAAGAAGACGACGATGGAAGGAGAGAAGCTGCGATAGCATCAGTACCATCTCTACAACCCAATTTTACCTCTAAAAAGGGTCTTAACCCTGCTCAAATTTCCAAGTTTCAA GAGTTGCACCGAAGACGCTTAAAAATAAAAGCAAGATCAAAGGTCAAGGATAAATCAAAAG GAACTCTTGCTGAGGTGGGAAAGTATCATGGTAAAGATGTCAATGCCAAATGTAAGGAGGCAATGGgtgaaaaatcaattaaaatagttGAAGATTCTAGAATTACATTGCCCATAAGTAGTCTGACGGACCTTTCATCCTCACAAGAAGACAATTTAGTAGGACATTCACTGTCAAAAAAGCGGCAGAAGTTGCATTGGGGGTATGATCTTTCAAAATGTTTGCTATTGTTAGAGCAAACAATTGGATTTAATGCCATAGCAAATTTAACAGTATGGTACCATAAGTGTGGCATTTTG GCTTGA
- the LOC107762068 gene encoding uncharacterized protein LOC107762068 isoform X3, producing MEEDDDGRREAAIASVPSLQPNFTSKKGLNPAQISKFQELHRRRLKIKARSKVKDKSKGTLAEVGKYHGKDVNAKCKEAMGEKSIKIVEDSRITLPISSLTDLSSSQEDNLVGHSLSKKRQKLHWGYDLSKCLLLLEQTIGFNAIANLTA from the exons ATGGAAGAAGACGACGATGGAAGGAGAGAAGCTGCGATAGCATCAGTACCATCTCTACAACCCAATTTTACCTCTAAAAAGGGTCTTAACCCTGCTCAAATTTCCAAGTTTCAA GAGTTGCACCGAAGACGCTTAAAAATAAAAGCAAGATCAAAGGTCAAGGATAAATCAAAAG GAACTCTTGCTGAGGTGGGAAAGTATCATGGTAAAGATGTCAATGCCAAATGTAAGGAGGCAATGGgtgaaaaatcaattaaaatagttGAAGATTCTAGAATTACATTGCCCATAAGTAGTCTGACGGACCTTTCATCCTCACAAGAAGACAATTTAGTAGGACATTCACTGTCAAAAAAGCGGCAGAAGTTGCATTGGGGGTATGATCTTTCAAAATGTTTGCTATTGTTAGAGCAAACAATTGGATTTAATGCCATAGCAAATTTAACA GCTTGA
- the LOC107762068 gene encoding uncharacterized protein LOC107762068 isoform X4, whose translation MEEDDDGRREAAIASVPSLQPNFTSKKGLNPAQISKFQELHRRRLKIKARSKVKDKSKGTLAEVGKYHGKDVNAKCKEAMGEKSIKIVEDSRITLPISSLTDLSSSQEDNLVGHSLSKKRQKLHWGLDTKERWERKSNM comes from the exons ATGGAAGAAGACGACGATGGAAGGAGAGAAGCTGCGATAGCATCAGTACCATCTCTACAACCCAATTTTACCTCTAAAAAGGGTCTTAACCCTGCTCAAATTTCCAAGTTTCAA GAGTTGCACCGAAGACGCTTAAAAATAAAAGCAAGATCAAAGGTCAAGGATAAATCAAAAG GAACTCTTGCTGAGGTGGGAAAGTATCATGGTAAAGATGTCAATGCCAAATGTAAGGAGGCAATGGgtgaaaaatcaattaaaatagttGAAGATTCTAGAATTACATTGCCCATAAGTAGTCTGACGGACCTTTCATCCTCACAAGAAGACAATTTAGTAGGACATTCACTGTCAAAAAAGCGGCAGAAGTTGCATTGGGG GCTTGATACCAAGGAGAGATGGGAAAGGAAATCCAATATGTAG
- the LOC107762067 gene encoding plastidic glucose transporter 4 yields MQASTFTVKGNIGFGLQNRRSLQGSGDLKRNTSLASRSLRMPERSSCFGVGMESASMGIELTRARKTVQSVFGSSAKARSHRVRASGGDIEDAAPLKVQGQSSGSVLPYVGVACLGAILFGYHLGVVNGALEYLAKDLGIVENTVIQGWIVSTVLAGATVGSFTGGALADKFGRTKTFVLDAIPLAVGAFLCTTAQSVQAMIIGRLLTGIGIGISSAIVPLYISEISPTEIRGTLGTVNQLFICIGILAALVAGLPLSGNPLWWRTMFGIALIPSVLLALGMAFSPESPRWLFQQGRISEAETSIKRLYGKERVAEVMGDLEASAQGSSEPDAGWLDLFSSRYWKVVSIGAALFLFQQFAGINAVVYYSTAVFRSAGISSDVAASALVGAANVFGTMVASSLMDKQGRKSLLLISFTGMAASMMLLSLSFTWKVLTPYSGTLAVLGTVLYVLSFSLGAGPVPALLLPEIFASRIRAKAVALSLGMHWISNFFIGLYFLSVVTKFGISTVYLGFASVCLLAVMYIASNVVETKGRSLEDIERELSPAI; encoded by the exons ATGCAAGCTTCAACTTTCACAGTCAAAGGCAACATAGGTTTTGGCCTTCAGAATCGTAGAAGTTTACAAGGCTCTGGTGACTTGAAAAGGAATACTTCATTAGCTTCTAGAAGCCTCCGGATGCCGGAGAGAAGTAGTTGCTTCGGAGTCGGTATGGAATCTGCTTCCATGGGGATCGAACTTACCCGTGCTAGGAAAACTGTTCAAAGTGTCTTTGGTTCATCCGCAAAGGCCAGATCACACCGTGTTCGAGCTTCTG GAGGAGATATTGAGGATGCAGCACCTCTCAAAGTTCAAGGGCAATCATCTGGATCAGTACTGCCCTATGTGGGTGTAGCTTGTCTGGGAGCAATTTTATTTGGGTATCACCTAGG GGTGGTGAATGGTGCCCTTGAATACCTAGCTAAGGATCTTGGGATCGTCGAGAACACTGTTATACAAG GATGGATTGTTAGCACAGTTCTTGCTGGCGCCACTGTTGGTTCATTTACTGGGGGAGCTCTGGCTGATAAATTTGGCCGAACAAAGACATTTGTATTGGATGCGATTCCACTTGCAGTTGGTGCGTTTCTATG TACCACTGCCCAGAGTGTGCAGGCTATGATCATTGGTCGCTTACTTACTGGAATTGGCATTGGCATCTCATCTGCTATTGTGCCACTTTACATATCTGAG ATTTCACCTACAGAAATTCGCGGCACACTCGGAACTGTCAATCAGCTATTCATTTGCATTGGAATCCTTGCTGCACTAGTGGCTGGATTGCCTCTGTCTGGAAATCCTTTGTG GTGGAGAACAATGTTTGGTATAGCACTTATTCCATCTGTTTTACTTGCGTTAGGAATGGCTTTTTCTCCAGAAAGTCCTCGGTGGCTCTTTCAG CAAGGAAGAATTTCTGAAGCTGAGACATCTATTAAAAGGCTATATGGTAAAGAAAGAGTTGCTGAGGTTATGGGTGATTTGGAAGCTTCTGCGCAGGGTTCTTCAGAACCGGATGCTGGGTGGCTTGATCTTTTTAGTAGCCGTTATTGGAAAG TTGTTAGCATTGGTGCAGCTTTGTTCTTGTTCCAGCAGTTCGCTGGGATAAATGCTGTGGTCTATTATTCCACTGCAGTGTTCCGAAGTGCTGGAATTTCATCTGATGTAGCAGCCAGTGCTCTGGTTGGAGCAGCCAACGTCTTTG GGACAATGGTGGCATCCTCTTTGATGGACAAACAAGGAAGAAAGAGTCTCTTGCTCATAAGCTTTACTGGAATG GCTGCATCAATGATGTTGCTTTCCTTGTCCTTCACTTGGAAGGTCCTGACACCATATTCTGGCACACTAGCTGTTCTTGGTACTGTCCT CTACGTGTTGTCCTTCTCACTTGGTGCTGGTCCTGTTCCTGCTCTTCTACTTCCTGAGATATTTGCCTCCAGAATTAGGGCAAAAGCGGTGGCTTTGTCTTTGGGGATGCATTGG ATATCAAACTTCTTTATTGGTCTGTACTTCTTGAGCGTTGTAACTAAATTTGGGATCAGTACGGTGTACCTGGGATTTGCATCAGTTTGTCTTCTTGCTGTTATGTATATAGCCAGTAATGTCGTGGAGACAAAGGGGCGGTCACTGGAGGATATAGAGCGTGAGTTAAGCCCAGCAATATGA
- the LOC107762066 gene encoding chloroplastic group IIB intron splicing facilitator CRS2-B, chloroplastic, with product MRIISVKYQLYPKKRTINGGGGQRHSVNTVSSSAASNPLFPPFSSIFSGKNNNFSFPSFLFFRIHLRSMLQAVSVPKSCSISYSRIPCYQRPLVPTRLRVSASLPEPNGVKVEYTPWLIVGLGNPGNKYHGTRHNVGFEMIDRVSQEEGILLNTIQSKALIGIGSIGEVPVVLAKPQAYMNFSGESVGPLAAYYQVPLRHILLVYDEMSLPNGVLRLQPKGGHGHHNGVKSVMEHLDGRREFPRFCIGIGNPPGTMDMKAYLLQKFSDTERKQVYAALDQGVEAVRTVVLEGFGSRISRFNIGQKYKYHKV from the exons ATGCGTATCATATCCGTAAAATATCAGCTCTATCCAAAGAAAAGAACCATAAATGGTGGTGGCGGGCAACGTCACTCTGTAAACACAGTCTCTTCTTCAGCAGCCTCGAATCCTTTATTTCCCCCGTTTTCATCGATTTTTTCTGGAAAGAACAACAACTTCTCTTTCCCCTCATTCCTCTTCTTCAGAATCCACCTGAG GTCAATGTTGCAAGCAGTATCTGTCCCAAAAAGTTGCAGTATATCATATTCAAGAATCCCTTGTTATCAAAGGCCTTTAGTTCCCACAAGGCTTAGAGTTTCAGCTTCACTCCCAGAGCCTAATGGGGTTAAGGTTGAGTACACTCCTTGGTTAATTGTTGGATTGGGAAATCCTGGTAACAAGTATCATGGGACTCGCCACAAT GTTGGTTTTGAAATGATTGATCGAGTTTCTCAAGAGGAAGGCATCTTATTAAACACAATACAGTCGAAGGCTTTAATAGGAATAG GTTCTATAGGGGAGGTACCTGTGGTATTGGCAAAGCCTCAGGCCTACATGAATTTCAGTGGAGAATCG GTCGGACCGCTTGCTGCATATTATCAGGTTCCACTGCGCCACATCCTTCTG GTTTACGATGAGATGAGCTTACCAAATGGTGTTCTGAGGCTTCAGCCTAAAGGAGGACATGGCCACCATAATGG GGTGAAAAGTGTAATGGAGCATTTGGATGGTCGCCGGGAATTTCCACGATTTTGCATAG GTATTGGAAATCCACCTGGAACTATGGACATGAAGGCATATCTTTTACAGAAATTTAGTGATACAGAGCGGAAACAG GTGTATGCAGCACTTGATCAAGGAGTTGAGGCTGTCAGGACGGTAGTATTGGAAGGCTTTGGCAGTAGAATCTCGCGATTTAATATAGGGCAGAAATACAAGTATCACAAAGTTTGA
- the LOC142172151 gene encoding uncharacterized protein LOC142172151, which yields MGTTEETPNLNSGNQMNQLTWIDYNHPLLLSPADVSGIQIISFQLAGIENYSIWNRSMRVALLGRNKLGMVDGTCSKDRFPDSMKNHWERVNAIVLSRLMNSVAKDLLGGIMYASSAQTVWEDLAERFNKVDGSRTFNLPKEIATLTQGSASVSVYLSKLKDLWEEFEALVPAPGCDCPKSRDFVNYLQKLRLYQFLMRLNDSYSQARSQILMKPPLPTVNQSYALIVSDESQRSIAANSGILGANPVRNFEVAIYTRNGGGGQNQRFKKNFNVNTAK from the coding sequence ATGGGGACAACTGAAGAAACTCCAAATCTTAATTCTGGAAATCAGATGAATCAACTGACATGGATCGATTATAATCATCCACTGTTACTCTCACCTGCAGATGTTAGCGGAATTCAAATCATCTCATTTCAGCTAGCAGGTATTGAAAATTACTCTATTTGGAATAGGTCTATGCGGGTTGCTCTATTGGGTAGGAACAAATTAGGTATGGTTGATGGTACATGCAGTAAAGATAGATTCCCAGATTCTATGAAAAATCATTGGGAAAGAGTAAATGCCATTGTTCTATCTCGGCTTATGAATTCAGTGGCCAAAGATCTTCTTGGAGGAATTATGTATGCCTCTAGTGCACAAACAGTTTGGGAAGACTTAGCCGAGAGATTTAATAAAGTTGATGGCTCAAGAACTTTTAATTTGCCTAAAGAAATAGCCACATTAACTCAAGGCTCTGCATCTGTCTCGGTTTATTTGTCAAAACTTAAAGATCTTTGGGAGGAATTTGAAGCTTTAGTCCCCGCACCTGGGTGCGATTGTCCCAAATCAAGAGATTTTGTTAACTATCTACAGAAGTTGAGGTTGTACCAATTTTTAATGAGGTTAAATGATTCTTATTCACAAGCAAGAAGCCAAATCCTAATGAAGCCACCTCTACCTACTGTGAATCAGTCCTATGCCTTGATAGTGAGTGATGAAAGTCAAAGGTCTATAGCAGCCAATTCAGGAATTCTTGGAGCTAATCCTGTACGAAACTTTGAAGTTGCTATATATACCAGAAATGGTGGAGGTGGACAAAATCAAAGGTTCAAGAAGAACTTCAATGTGAATACTGCAAAATGA